From Juglans regia cultivar Chandler chromosome 6, Walnut 2.0, whole genome shotgun sequence, the proteins below share one genomic window:
- the LOC108982315 gene encoding gamma carbonic anhydrase 1, mitochondrial has protein sequence MGTLGKAIYTVGFWIRETGQAIDRLGSRLQGNYYFQEQLSRHRTLMNIFDKAPAVDKDAFVAPSASIIGDVQVGRGSSIWYGCVLRGDVNSISVGSGTNIQDNSLVHVAKSNLSGKVLPTIIGDNVTVGHSAVIHGCTVEDEAFVGMGATLLDGVVVEKHGMVAAGALVRQNTRIPAGEVWGGNPARFLRKLTDEEIAFISQSATNYTNLAQVHAAENAKPFDEIEFEKLLRKKFARRDEEYDSMLGVVRETPPELILPDNILPDKATKDSQK, from the exons ATGGGAACCCTTGGAAAAGCAATATACACTGTCGGATTCTGGATTCGAGAGACCGGCCAGGCCATTGATCGTCTCGGCTCCCGCCTCCAAGGCAACTACTACTTCCAAGAGCAAC tGTCTCGGCATCGAACTCTTATGAACATATTTGATAAAGCTCCTGCTGTTGATAAGGATGCATTTGTTGCCCCAAGTGCCTCTATCATTGGGGATGTTCAAGTTGGAAGAGGATCATCTATTTGGTATGGATGTGTCCTGAGAG GTGATGTCAACAGCATCAGTGTTGGTTCTGGAACTAACATACAAGATAACTCCCTTGTGCATGTGGCAAAGTCTAACCTAAGTGGAAAGGTCTTACCTACTATTATTGGGGATAATGTTACTGTAG GTCATAGTGCTGTTATCCATGGCTGTACTGTTGAAGATGAGGCCTTTGTTGGTATGGGAGCAACACTCCTTGATGGTGTTGTTGTTGAGAAACATGGTATGGTTGCTGCTGGAGCCCTTGTGAGACAGAATACAAGGATCCCGGCTGGTGAG GTATGGGGAGGAAACCCAGCACGATTCCTGAGAAAGCTCACTGATGAAGAGATAGCCTTTATATCCCAGTCAGCCACCAACTATACAAACCTGGCACAGGTTCATGCAGCCGAGAATGCAAAACCATTTGATGAGATCGAGTTTGAGAAGCTTCTCCGCAAGAAGTTTGCTCGTCGGGATGAGGAGTATGACTCGATGCTGGGTGTCGTTCGTGAAACTCCCCCTGAACTTATTCTTCCAGATAACATTCTACCAGATAAAGCAACAAAGGATTCTCAAAAATGA
- the LOC108999828 gene encoding uncharacterized sugar kinase slr0537-like, with product MGAELLPNNNYSNEAGELKLDADADAPLILGLQPAALVDHVARVDWSLLDQIPGERGGSIPVSIEELEHILSELRSHILASPNDLLPMKTLAGGSVANTIRGLSAGFGVSCGIIGAYGDDEQGQLFVSNMSSNGVNLSRLRMKKGHTGQCVCLVDELGNRTMRPCLSNAVKVQADDLTREDFKGSKWLSLRYAIFNLEVILAAIKIAKQEGLFVSLDLASFEMVRNFKLPLLQLLESGNVDLCFANEDEATELVRGEQNADPESALEFLAKHCQWAVVTLGPNGCIAKHGKEIVRVPAIGETKAIDATGAGDLFASGFLCGLVKGLSLEECCKVGTCSGGSVIRSLGGEVAPETWQWMYKQMQINGLPVLASHK from the exons ATGGGTGCAGAGCTCTTGCCCAACAATAACTACAGCAACGAGGCCGGGGAGCTCAAGTTAGATGCCGATGCCGACGCTCCTCTCATCCTGGGTCTGCAACCGGCCGCCCTCGTCGATCATGTGGCCCGCGTCGACTGGTCATTGCTCGATCAAATACCGGGCGAGCGCGGTGGCTCTATTCCG GTCTCAATTGAAGAGCTTGAGCACATATTGAGTGAGTTGAGAAGCCATATCCTCGCATCCCCCAATGATCTGTTGCCCATGAAGACGCTGGCCGGGGGCAGTGTTGCCAATACCATCCGGGGATTAAGTGCAGGCTTTGGAGTCTCCTGTGGAATAATAGGGGCCTATGGAGATGATGAGCAAGGTCAGTTATTTGTGAGCAACATGAGCTCTAATGGCGTCAACCTCTCGAGATTGAGGATGAAGAAAGGACACACAGGTCAG TGTGTTTGCCTGGTTGACGAGCTTGGTAACCGTACCATGCGGCCTTGTCTCTCCAATGCTGTGAAAGTTCAG GCAGATGACTTGACTAGGGAGGATTTCAAGGGCTCCAAG TGGTTGTCGCTGAGATATGCAATTTTCAATTTAGAAGTTATTCTAGCAGCTATAAAGATTGCCAAACAAGAGGGTCTTTTTGTGTCTCTGGATTTGGCCAGTTTTGAG ATGGTTCGCAACTTTAAATTACCTCTTCTACAGTTACTGGAGTCTGGGAATGTAGACCTCTGCTTTGCCAATGAGGATGAAGCAACAGAATTGGTTAG GGGTGAACAAAATGCTGACCCTGAGAGTGCGCTTGAATTTCTGGCAAAACACTGCCAATGGGCTGTGGTGACATTAGGCCCTAATGGATGCATTGCAAAGCATGGAAAAGAG ATTGTCCGAGTCCCAGCCATTGGGGAAACGAAGGCAATTGATGCCACTGGAGCAGGCGACCTATTTGCAAGTGGGTTTTTATGTGGATTGGTAAAAGGGTTATCTCTAGAGGAATGCTGCAAAGTTGGCACATGCAGCGGCGGATCCGTTATCCGCTCTCTCGGAGGCGAGGTGGCCCCAGAGACTTGGCAATGGATGTACAAGCAGATGCAGATCAATGGGCTCCCAGTACTAGCTAGCCATAAATGA